A genomic segment from Flavobacterium litorale encodes:
- a CDS encoding O-methyltransferase: MNFISEDLEHYATQHSQDEPELLTALNRETHQKILQPRMLSGHFQGRVLSMLSKIINPKHILEIGTYTGYATLCLAEGLAQNGTIDTIDVNEELYDFQKKYFEKSDWSNQIHQHLGDALEIIPQLDKNFDLVFIDADKENYAKYFNLIVPKMNTGGIILSDNVLWSGKVLEPAKPNDTSTAALIEYNTLLKDDPRVETVLLPIRDGLSVSRVL; the protein is encoded by the coding sequence ATGAATTTTATATCAGAAGATTTAGAACATTACGCAACACAACACAGCCAAGATGAACCGGAACTGCTAACGGCACTGAACCGCGAAACACACCAAAAAATATTGCAACCGCGTATGCTTAGCGGGCATTTTCAGGGTAGGGTATTGAGTATGTTATCTAAAATTATAAACCCAAAACACATATTAGAGATAGGCACGTATACAGGATATGCCACTTTGTGCCTTGCAGAAGGGCTTGCACAAAACGGTACTATTGATACTATTGATGTAAATGAGGAACTTTACGATTTCCAGAAGAAGTATTTTGAAAAATCAGACTGGAGTAACCAAATACACCAACATTTGGGCGATGCTTTGGAAATTATACCACAACTGGACAAAAATTTTGATTTGGTTTTTATAGATGCCGATAAAGAAAACTATGCTAAGTACTTTAACCTTATAGTACCAAAAATGAATACAGGTGGTATTATATTAAGTGATAATGTACTTTGGAGTGGTAAAGTGCTTGAACCTGCCAAACCTAACGATACGAGTACGGCTGCCTTAATTGAATACAATACATTGCTGAAGGACGACCCTAGGGTAGAAACAGTATTACTACCCATTAGAGATGGACTTAGCGTAAGTAGGGTACTTTAA
- a CDS encoding phosphatase PAP2 family protein: MLDSLLQLDRDVFIFLNSLGSEKWDALWMFLTKQFNWIPVFLIIFYFTFKELKWRHALLAIVIIALLITITDQSTNFFKHYFERLRPCNAPDLEGIVRAVKQRSSFSFFSGHASNSMASAFFLYTILKPYVKHIWIIFLWPLVFAYSRIYLGLHYPLDILTGYVWGILMASVVLVLYRYLRKKYFPQSKKV, encoded by the coding sequence ATGCTAGATTCGTTATTACAGTTGGATAGGGATGTGTTTATTTTCCTAAACAGCTTAGGCTCCGAAAAATGGGATGCTTTATGGATGTTCTTAACAAAGCAATTTAACTGGATACCCGTATTTTTAATAATATTTTACTTTACCTTTAAAGAGCTCAAGTGGCGCCATGCATTACTTGCTATAGTAATAATAGCCTTGCTAATAACCATTACCGACCAAAGTACTAACTTTTTTAAGCATTATTTTGAACGATTACGCCCTTGCAACGCCCCAGACCTTGAGGGAATAGTAAGAGCAGTAAAACAACGTAGTTCGTTTAGTTTTTTCTCGGGGCATGCCTCTAACTCAATGGCATCAGCATTTTTCCTGTACACCATATTAAAGCCGTATGTTAAGCACATCTGGATTATATTTTTATGGCCTTTGGTATTTGCCTATAGTCGTATTTATTTAGGCTTACACTACCCGCTAGATATACTAACGGGCTATGTATGGGGTATACTAATGGCATCTGTAGTACTAGTACTATACCGCTACTTACGGAAAAAATATTTTCCGCAATCCAAAAAAGTTTAA
- a CDS encoding Sec-independent protein translocase subunit TatA/TatB yields MFGIGGGELFFVILIVLMLFGSDKVPEMARTLGKGMKQLKNATNDIKTEIHKTAEVEDIKKTIKDIGNDGVGKDMADEVNKIKEDIEDISGPVKRMR; encoded by the coding sequence ATGTTTGGAATAGGTGGAGGAGAACTTTTCTTCGTAATACTTATCGTATTGATGCTTTTTGGTTCTGATAAAGTACCCGAAATGGCGCGTACGTTGGGTAAAGGGATGAAGCAACTTAAAAATGCTACCAACGACATTAAAACCGAAATACACAAAACTGCCGAGGTTGAGGATATTAAAAAAACAATAAAAGATATTGGCAACGATGGTGTTGGTAAGGATATGGCAGATGAGGTAAATAAAATAAAGGAAGATATTGAAGATATCTCTGGACCTGTAAAAAGAATGCGATAA
- a CDS encoding M1 family metallopeptidase, with protein sequence MKKALYFLSLLGAMPLIAQETPREPGHTDNNKFSQMYNQMATPNMFRTASGAPGPAYYQQQADYKMDIELDDENTKLYGTETITYHNNAPEPLEYLWVQLDQNRRAADSKSPLISSQRMGNEYTANDFSRNYLEQPFDGGFKIEYVQDANGTPMNYIVNQTMMRIDLPTPLASGKKIEFSIKWWYNINNYFIVGGRSGYERFEEENNNLYVIAQFYPRMAVYNDVEGWQNMQFWGGGEFALPFGNFEVNITVPADHIMEATGELTNRKDIFTKAQLNRYEKATKTYDAPVIVVTEKEAIAAEKEHSTKKKTWKFKAENVRDFGFATSRKFMYDAMAVKLPTKTVMAISVYPKESNPLWGDYSTRAVAQTLKTYSKHTFDYPYPKAVSVSAQYQGMEYPMICWNYGRPEKDGYISDLTKYGMISVIIHEVGHNYFPMIVNSDERQWTWMDEGLNTFLQFLTEKEFQENYPSRRGPAHKIVPYMSGDQKFLEPIMTNSELIHQFGANAYAKPAAGLNILRETIMGKELFDHAFKTYANRWKFKHPTPEDFFRTMEDASAVDLDWFWRGWFYSTDYVDIGIANVKQYYVSDEKPKNVEEQEKLFAGRRRRDLPSADAKYVYMVPNDADISKKLKKPLDTNKVKSLKSYLKENYTPAERAQLKAPKYFYEVTFNKPGGMLMPILVQLQFEDGTTQMHHFPVQIWRKNNQTASRVFATDKPVKKITIDPELKTADIDVNNNVWPAEAATSKFDQFGE encoded by the coding sequence ATGAAAAAAGCTTTATACTTTCTGTCTTTACTAGGTGCTATGCCACTAATAGCACAAGAAACACCACGCGAACCAGGGCATACCGATAATAACAAGTTTAGCCAAATGTACAACCAAATGGCAACCCCAAATATGTTCCGCACCGCATCGGGTGCGCCAGGACCTGCCTATTACCAACAACAGGCAGACTACAAAATGGACATAGAGCTGGATGATGAAAACACAAAGCTATACGGTACAGAAACAATTACATACCACAACAACGCACCCGAACCACTAGAATACCTATGGGTACAACTGGACCAAAACCGTAGGGCAGCCGATTCCAAATCGCCACTTATATCCAGCCAACGTATGGGTAACGAGTACACTGCAAACGATTTTAGCCGTAATTATTTAGAACAGCCTTTTGATGGTGGTTTTAAAATAGAGTACGTACAAGATGCCAATGGTACACCCATGAACTATATTGTTAACCAAACCATGATGCGTATTGATTTGCCTACACCCTTAGCGTCGGGTAAAAAAATAGAATTTTCTATAAAATGGTGGTACAACATTAATAACTACTTTATTGTAGGCGGGCGTTCGGGTTATGAGCGTTTTGAAGAAGAAAACAACAACCTATACGTTATAGCACAATTTTACCCCAGGATGGCGGTATATAACGATGTAGAAGGCTGGCAAAATATGCAGTTTTGGGGTGGCGGAGAGTTTGCACTTCCATTTGGAAACTTTGAGGTAAATATTACAGTACCTGCCGACCATATTATGGAGGCAACAGGAGAGTTAACCAACCGTAAAGATATTTTTACCAAAGCACAATTAAACAGATACGAAAAGGCTACAAAAACATACGATGCGCCTGTTATTGTAGTAACTGAAAAAGAAGCGATAGCAGCCGAAAAGGAGCACAGCACTAAAAAGAAAACATGGAAATTTAAGGCAGAAAACGTGCGTGACTTTGGTTTTGCCACCTCCAGAAAGTTTATGTACGATGCTATGGCGGTTAAGTTACCTACCAAAACCGTAATGGCAATATCGGTTTACCCTAAAGAGAGTAACCCACTATGGGGCGATTATTCTACTAGAGCGGTAGCGCAAACCTTAAAAACATACTCAAAACATACGTTCGATTATCCGTATCCAAAAGCCGTTTCGGTATCGGCACAGTATCAAGGTATGGAATACCCTATGATATGTTGGAATTACGGTCGTCCAGAAAAAGATGGTTATATAAGCGATCTTACAAAATATGGGATGATTAGCGTTATTATTCACGAAGTAGGGCACAATTATTTTCCTATGATTGTTAATTCTGACGAACGCCAATGGACTTGGATGGACGAAGGGTTAAACACTTTTTTACAGTTTTTAACCGAAAAAGAATTTCAGGAAAACTACCCATCACGTCGCGGACCAGCACACAAAATAGTACCTTACATGAGTGGCGACCAAAAGTTTTTGGAGCCTATAATGACTAACTCCGAACTGATACATCAATTTGGTGCTAATGCTTACGCCAAACCAGCAGCAGGACTCAACATTTTAAGAGAAACCATTATGGGTAAGGAATTGTTTGATCATGCTTTTAAAACCTATGCCAACCGTTGGAAGTTTAAACACCCAACCCCAGAAGATTTCTTTAGAACGATGGAAGATGCATCGGCAGTAGATTTGGATTGGTTTTGGAGAGGCTGGTTTTATAGTACCGATTACGTAGATATTGGTATTGCCAATGTAAAACAATACTATGTGTCGGACGAGAAGCCAAAGAATGTGGAAGAGCAGGAAAAGCTATTTGCTGGAAGACGCCGACGCGATTTACCAAGCGCTGATGCAAAATATGTTTACATGGTGCCTAACGATGCAGATATAAGCAAAAAACTAAAAAAACCGCTCGATACTAATAAAGTTAAATCGCTCAAATCGTATCTAAAAGAAAATTACACACCTGCCGAGAGAGCACAATTAAAAGCACCAAAATATTTTTATGAGGTAACCTTTAACAAACCAGGCGGAATGCTTATGCCTATATTGGTACAATTACAGTTTGAAGATGGTACCACTCAAATGCACCATTTTCCAGTACAAATATGGCGTAAAAACAACCAGACAGCTTCGCGTGTGTTTGCTACAGACAAACCTGTTAAAAAAATAACGATTGATCCTGAGTTAAAAACTGCCGATATTGATGTAAACAATAACGTTTGGCCTGCCGAAGCGGCAACCTCTAAATTCGACCAGTTTGGCGAGTAA
- a CDS encoding DUF6702 family protein, producing the protein MKRIGNFIFLTFLLFSLSSVGVHKFYVAIFQMDYIPEKNVIQMTSHVFIDDLERAFEQKYDIKCYFGTEREIPEAKKYLKKYFTEHIHVQINGTTQPIKYLGKEVEDDVLLCYYTIPAPNAVQTLTIKNTTLFDTFAEQQNMIHTNINNHKKSLLLTYDKPEGALQY; encoded by the coding sequence ATGAAGCGGATAGGTAACTTTATTTTTCTAACATTTTTATTATTTAGTCTTTCCTCTGTAGGTGTACATAAATTTTATGTCGCCATATTCCAGATGGATTACATTCCCGAAAAAAATGTTATCCAAATGACGTCGCATGTTTTTATTGATGACTTAGAACGTGCTTTTGAGCAGAAGTACGATATAAAATGTTATTTCGGCACCGAGCGCGAAATTCCAGAAGCTAAAAAATACCTCAAAAAATATTTTACCGAGCACATACACGTTCAAATTAATGGTACAACACAGCCCATAAAATATTTAGGTAAAGAGGTAGAAGACGATGTACTACTATGCTACTACACCATACCCGCACCTAATGCGGTACAAACCCTAACCATAAAAAACACCACGCTGTTTGATACGTTTGCCGAACAGCAAAACATGATACATACCAACATAAACAACCATAAAAAAAGCCTTTTACTTACTTACGATAAGCCCGAAGGCGCACTACAGTACTAA
- the pepE gene encoding dipeptidase PepE, which translates to MKKLIIASTSTLHGGSYLDYLLPTLQEHFKGCTTLLFVPYARPGGITHDEYTAKAAEVFAKINITVKGIHEYENPVIATENAEAIFTGGGNTFLLVTQLYKTGVMDAIEKAVEKGTPYLGTSAGSNICGLTMNTTNDMPIIYPPSFQTLGLVPFNINPHYLDPMPDSKHMGETRETRIKEFHQFNPQPVLGLREGSWLEVQGSTIILRGDLQARLFRKEQEPEEIATNTDISWLK; encoded by the coding sequence ATGAAAAAATTAATTATTGCTAGTACTTCTACTTTACACGGCGGAAGTTATCTCGACTATTTACTACCAACATTACAAGAACACTTTAAGGGCTGCACTACCTTATTATTTGTACCCTATGCCCGACCTGGTGGCATAACACACGATGAATATACTGCAAAGGCTGCCGAAGTTTTTGCCAAAATAAATATTACCGTAAAGGGCATACACGAATACGAAAACCCTGTTATTGCTACCGAAAATGCCGAAGCTATTTTTACTGGGGGTGGTAACACTTTTTTGTTGGTAACACAACTGTACAAAACAGGTGTTATGGATGCAATAGAAAAAGCAGTAGAAAAAGGCACACCCTACTTGGGCACAAGTGCAGGGAGTAATATTTGTGGATTAACCATGAATACAACTAACGATATGCCTATAATTTATCCGCCAAGTTTTCAAACATTAGGGTTGGTACCTTTTAATATTAACCCGCATTACCTCGACCCCATGCCCGATTCTAAACATATGGGCGAAACGCGTGAAACCCGTATTAAAGAGTTCCACCAATTTAATCCGCAACCTGTGTTAGGGCTACGCGAAGGCAGTTGGCTAGAAGTACAAGGTAGTACCATAATCTTACGAGGTGATTTACAGGCACGATTATTTAGAAAAGAACAAGAACCTGAAGAAATAGCTACAAACACAGATATATCGTGGTTGAAATAA
- a CDS encoding GNAT family N-acetyltransferase, whose translation MQRIKKIQSAATYAVRQPVLRPGLPVSSCIFEGDDLSTTVHFGVFEADGLAGIISVFKSRNELFTNEVQFQIRGMAILPEHQKKGLGEKLLQTAESYIIQNSGKLVWCNAREVAVGFYKKAGYSIIGNAFTIKGVGVHYVMYKTL comes from the coding sequence ATGCAACGCATAAAAAAGATACAATCGGCAGCAACATACGCCGTACGGCAACCTGTTTTACGACCTGGACTTCCAGTAAGTTCATGCATTTTTGAGGGTGACGACCTGAGCACTACAGTACATTTTGGTGTTTTTGAGGCTGATGGGTTAGCAGGAATTATATCGGTATTTAAAAGTAGAAATGAATTGTTTACAAACGAAGTACAATTCCAGATACGAGGCATGGCAATACTACCCGAACACCAAAAAAAAGGATTAGGCGAAAAACTGCTCCAAACTGCCGAGAGTTATATTATACAAAACAGCGGTAAGCTAGTATGGTGCAACGCACGCGAGGTAGCTGTGGGCTTTTATAAAAAAGCAGGCTACAGCATTATTGGCAATGCTTTTACAATTAAAGGAGTAGGCGTACACTATGTAATGTACAAAACACTGTAA
- a CDS encoding murein L,D-transpeptidase catalytic domain family protein, with protein MINNFLTSIVFLLFSINTPTVTSTILPVSGTTIVAKPVTAEAVYKSLNANSLSLPEFGCFAKALNGFNKLKAAGKIKKDLLTVIDFSKSSNKKRLWIIDMATQTVLYNTYVAHGRKSGNEFATSFSNKSNSNKSSLGFYATGELYTGKHGKSLRLDGLEKGINNNARARAIVMHAADYVSESFITNNKRLGRSLGCPALPNHLNKEIISLITGKSCLFIYHPTQNYLQSSKLLS; from the coding sequence ATGATTAACAATTTTCTTACATCTATCGTTTTCTTGCTATTTTCTATTAATACGCCAACAGTAACCTCTACTATTTTACCTGTAAGTGGTACTACAATAGTAGCTAAACCTGTTACTGCCGAAGCCGTTTATAAAAGCTTAAACGCCAACTCACTTTCGTTACCAGAGTTTGGTTGCTTTGCTAAAGCGCTTAATGGTTTTAACAAGTTGAAAGCAGCGGGAAAGATTAAGAAAGATTTGCTTACGGTTATCGATTTCAGTAAATCGTCTAACAAAAAGCGTTTATGGATTATTGATATGGCTACGCAAACGGTATTATACAATACGTATGTAGCGCATGGCAGAAAGAGTGGTAACGAGTTTGCTACCAGCTTCTCTAACAAATCCAACTCCAATAAAAGTAGTTTAGGTTTTTATGCTACTGGCGAATTGTATACGGGTAAGCACGGAAAATCGTTACGTTTGGATGGGCTAGAAAAAGGTATTAATAACAACGCTCGTGCCCGTGCTATAGTAATGCACGCTGCCGATTATGTTAGCGAAAGTTTTATTACCAACAACAAACGTTTGGGCAGAAGTTTAGGTTGCCCTGCATTGCCTAACCATTTAAATAAAGAGATTATAAGCCTTATTACAGGTAAATCGTGTTTGTTTATTTACCACCCAACACAAAACTACTTACAATCGTCTAAACTATTATCGTAG
- a CDS encoding DUF5916 domain-containing protein, with protein sequence MKSLKIITITTCLTITSWVFAQKKTTTAVRIDEKVTIDGILDEKVWNDVPEAGNFVMFEPDNGKLEDPLKKTIVKVLYDDEALYIGAMLYDNPENIMREIALRDNFRTAEHFGAYINGFNDGQQDFRFFVSAAGTQLDCIATQDGEDYSWDGIWYSNVKITDEGWVVEMKIPYAAIRFSGEGEQLWGLNFYREVRQNRQRFFWNPVDRNIGSEIVQTGELKGIKNIKPPTRLFFIPYSSVYYSDNEEGSETTVKAGMDIKYGINDSFTLDAILVPDFGQAAFDEVILNLGPFEQQFNENRPFFTEGTDIFNKGELLYTRRIGGRPSGRVSVTENEEITEAPNTVNLINALKVSGRTSKGLGIGVMNAVTEKTYATIKNNTDGTTRREVVEPLANYNVLVLDQRFRKNSSVSFINTNVTRNGNFRDANVSGLNYNLNTKANTYNLWGDLQYSYINDVTDKSGFNSLTGFAKTSGKYRYELSGRYVSEDFDINDMGIIFRTNYYNFFGSASYRILNPIKHYNTFTIATNMYSEFNNQTGKLQNGYAEVSVRTTTRQNDFIRYTLRAKPLQLYDFYEPRVSGRYVTFPRSIFGSIFLSTNYNRKFALDISPEVWLSDEYNRNSYGLYVSPRYRFNDRLQLIYEFDYDYDTNNIGWIDFVDDDIIFTRRDRTTITNSLSGKYSVSNTMTINLTARHYWTYGENHEFSTLEDNGELTENTSYTKNQDFTYNNWNLDLSYTWWFAAGSQLSFLYRNNAVGNFDYVNRNYTKNIDHLFKNNLNSIFSLSLRYFIDYNSAKNWL encoded by the coding sequence ATGAAAAGCCTAAAAATAATTACAATAACTACCTGTTTAACAATTACTTCGTGGGTTTTTGCGCAAAAAAAGACAACAACAGCGGTTAGGATAGACGAAAAGGTTACGATAGACGGTATATTGGACGAAAAGGTTTGGAATGACGTACCCGAAGCAGGGAACTTTGTAATGTTTGAACCTGATAACGGAAAACTTGAAGACCCACTTAAAAAAACCATAGTAAAAGTACTGTATGATGATGAAGCACTGTACATAGGTGCAATGCTATACGATAATCCTGAAAATATAATGCGGGAAATTGCCCTACGCGATAATTTTAGAACAGCCGAACATTTTGGAGCGTATATTAACGGTTTTAACGATGGGCAACAGGATTTTAGGTTTTTTGTAAGCGCAGCAGGTACACAATTGGATTGTATTGCCACACAAGATGGCGAAGATTACTCTTGGGATGGTATATGGTACAGCAACGTAAAAATAACTGATGAAGGTTGGGTAGTAGAGATGAAAATACCCTATGCCGCCATCCGATTTTCTGGAGAAGGAGAACAACTGTGGGGGCTTAACTTTTACAGGGAAGTACGCCAAAACCGCCAACGCTTTTTTTGGAATCCTGTAGATCGGAACATCGGCTCAGAAATTGTGCAAACAGGAGAGTTAAAAGGCATTAAAAACATAAAACCACCCACACGCCTATTTTTTATCCCCTACTCATCTGTTTATTATTCGGATAACGAAGAAGGCAGCGAAACCACTGTTAAAGCAGGTATGGATATTAAATACGGCATTAACGATTCGTTTACGTTAGACGCTATTTTAGTACCCGATTTTGGGCAAGCTGCTTTTGATGAAGTGATACTTAATTTAGGTCCTTTTGAACAACAATTTAACGAAAATCGTCCGTTTTTCACAGAGGGGACTGATATTTTTAATAAAGGAGAATTACTATACACACGCCGTATTGGCGGACGACCATCGGGCAGGGTTAGCGTTACCGAAAACGAAGAAATAACAGAAGCACCCAACACCGTAAACCTTATTAATGCACTAAAAGTATCGGGGCGTACCTCCAAAGGGCTGGGTATTGGGGTAATGAATGCCGTTACCGAAAAAACCTACGCTACCATAAAAAACAATACCGATGGTACTACCCGCCGCGAAGTGGTAGAGCCTTTAGCCAACTACAATGTATTGGTTTTGGATCAACGCTTTCGCAAAAACTCATCCGTATCGTTCATCAATACCAACGTAACCCGTAATGGTAATTTTAGAGATGCCAACGTGAGCGGGTTAAATTACAACCTTAATACTAAAGCCAACACCTATAACCTATGGGGCGATTTGCAATACAGCTACATTAACGATGTTACTGACAAAAGCGGATTTAATAGTCTTACAGGGTTTGCTAAAACAAGCGGCAAATACCGTTATGAGTTATCAGGACGGTATGTTTCTGAAGATTTTGACATTAATGATATGGGCATCATATTCCGAACCAATTACTATAATTTTTTCGGAAGCGCAAGTTATCGTATCCTAAACCCCATAAAACACTACAACACTTTTACAATAGCTACCAATATGTACTCCGAGTTTAACAACCAAACAGGAAAGTTACAAAATGGGTATGCCGAAGTTTCAGTACGAACCACCACACGGCAAAACGATTTTATTCGCTACACCCTTAGGGCAAAACCTTTACAGTTATACGATTTTTACGAACCCCGTGTAAGTGGTAGGTATGTAACATTCCCGCGAAGCATATTTGGTTCTATTTTCCTATCCACCAACTACAACCGTAAATTTGCACTCGATATAAGCCCCGAAGTTTGGCTCAGCGACGAGTACAACCGTAATTCGTATGGGCTATATGTAAGCCCGCGCTACCGTTTTAACGATAGGTTGCAACTTATTTATGAATTTGATTATGATTATGACACCAACAACATAGGTTGGATTGATTTTGTGGATGACGATATTATTTTTACCCGCCGCGACCGTACCACCATTACCAACAGCCTTTCGGGCAAATATTCTGTAAGTAATACCATGACCATAAACCTAACGGCAAGGCATTATTGGACGTATGGCGAAAATCACGAATTTTCTACGCTCGAGGATAATGGTGAACTTACAGAAAATACGAGCTACACCAAAAACCAAGATTTTACATATAACAACTGGAATCTCGACCTTTCCTATACGTGGTGGTTTGCCGCAGGTAGTCAACTGTCATTCCTATACCGTAACAATGCCGTAGGTAATTTTGATTATGTAAATCGGAATTACACAAAAAATATCGATCATCTTTTTAAAAATAACTTAAATAGTATATTTTCGTTAAGCCTACGCTATTTCATCGACTACAATAGTGCTAAAAACTGGCTGTAA
- the gpmI gene encoding 2,3-bisphosphoglycerate-independent phosphoglycerate mutase codes for MNKKVILMILDGWGKSPDPKVSAIDNAKTPFIDSLYHNYPSAVLRTDGLNVGLPEGQMGNSEVGHMNLGAGRIVYQDLVKINLAVAEKTLAAEKALADALAYAKNNNKKVHLLGLVSDGGVHSHINHLKGLVDATEAYNLDNVYIHAFTDGRDVDPKSGAGFITDIEDYIKDTKVQLASVVGRYYAMDRDKRWERVKLAYDLLVNGAGTPTTNAVASIEKSYDDGVTDEFIKPILMTTDGTTPVATIGEDDVVIFFNFRTDRGRQLTEVLTQFDVHEQNMHKMNLYYVTMTNYDDNFTGMHVIYDKDNLTETLGEVVAKHSKKQIRIAETEKYPHVTFFFSGGREEPFEGEQRLLCPSPKVATYDLQPEMSAYDLKDALIPELKKGETDFVCLNFANGDMVGHTGVMEAAIKACEAVDDCAKQVIETALDNNYTTIVIADHGNCETMVNPDGSPNTAHTTNPVPIILVDKEIKQINDGVLGDIAPTILALMGIPQPKAMTRHSLL; via the coding sequence ATGAATAAGAAAGTAATTTTAATGATATTGGATGGTTGGGGAAAATCGCCCGACCCAAAAGTATCGGCAATAGATAATGCTAAAACACCTTTTATAGATAGCCTGTACCACAACTACCCTAGTGCAGTATTACGCACGGACGGACTTAATGTTGGGCTGCCCGAAGGGCAAATGGGTAACAGCGAAGTAGGGCACATGAATTTGGGTGCGGGGCGCATTGTATACCAAGACCTTGTAAAAATAAACCTTGCCGTAGCAGAAAAAACCTTAGCAGCAGAAAAAGCATTAGCCGATGCGCTAGCCTACGCTAAAAACAACAATAAAAAAGTACATCTGTTAGGTTTAGTTTCCGATGGAGGCGTGCACTCGCATATAAACCACCTAAAAGGCTTGGTCGATGCTACCGAAGCCTATAATTTGGACAATGTGTATATACACGCCTTTACTGATGGTAGGGATGTAGACCCAAAATCGGGCGCAGGGTTTATTACTGATATAGAAGATTATATTAAAGATACTAAGGTACAACTAGCCTCTGTAGTAGGGCGTTATTATGCTATGGACAGGGATAAACGCTGGGAGCGCGTAAAACTAGCGTACGATTTGTTGGTTAACGGCGCAGGAACACCAACCACCAACGCTGTAGCTAGCATTGAAAAAAGTTATGACGATGGCGTTACCGACGAGTTTATTAAACCCATACTCATGACGACCGATGGCACTACACCTGTAGCTACCATTGGAGAAGATGACGTAGTGATATTCTTTAACTTTAGAACGGATAGAGGACGCCAGCTTACGGAGGTATTAACCCAGTTTGATGTACACGAGCAGAACATGCATAAAATGAACCTGTACTATGTTACCATGACGAATTATGATGATAACTTTACAGGAATGCATGTTATTTACGATAAAGACAACCTAACCGAAACGCTGGGCGAGGTAGTTGCCAAGCACAGTAAAAAGCAAATTCGTATTGCCGAAACCGAAAAATACCCGCATGTTACCTTCTTCTTTTCGGGAGGACGTGAAGAACCTTTTGAGGGCGAGCAACGCTTGCTATGCCCATCGCCAAAAGTAGCTACCTACGATTTACAACCCGAAATGAGTGCCTACGACCTGAAAGATGCACTTATACCTGAACTAAAAAAAGGCGAAACCGATTTTGTGTGCCTTAATTTTGCCAATGGCGATATGGTGGGGCATACAGGTGTTATGGAAGCCGCTATTAAAGCCTGCGAAGCGGTTGACGATTGCGCCAAACAGGTTATTGAAACAGCATTGGATAATAATTACACCACTATTGTAATTGCCGATCACGGGAATTGCGAAACTATGGTAAACCCCGATGGTAGCCCAAACACGGCGCATACTACCAACCCCGTACCTATTATACTAGTAGATAAAGAAATAAAACAGATTAATGATGGTGTACTGGGCGATATTGCACCAACCATACTAGCACTTATGGGCATACCACAACCCAAAGCCATGACGAGGCATTCGTTACTGTAA